DNA from Evansella sp. LMS18:
TGGAGGATCACAAACAAAAGATGAATTAGGAAAAACCAGCCGATTTTGGCTGGCTTTTTATATGAATACGAATACGAATTCCCAAGTTATGTACAATTGAAATGGTATACTTTAATTAGTGTACTGGTAAAAATGGTGAGGTAAAGATATGGGGGGAAGACCTTGAGTAATTATGGAAGACTTTATGAAAAAGAAGGAAGAGAAGTTTTGGTTTTTGAACGTACATACCCATTCGCCCCTGATAAAGTATTTCGTTTTGTAACAGAGCCGGATTATTTCACTAGGTGGTATCCATTTGCAACTGGAGATATGGATCTTCGCGTTGGCGGGAAGATAAAATTCGATGATGGGGAAGGGTCAGTTTACGAGGGGGTTATAACCGAATTCAAACCTCCATATTCTTTTAGTTTCAGGGAAATAGATGATATGTTAGAGATGCAGATACAAGAAACAGAACAAGGGTGCAGCTTAACGTTTAGGCATACTTTTGATGATCGAACAATGGCAATGTATACAGCTGCAGGGTGGCACAGATGCCTGGATGTCCTTGGTCAATTAATTCATGGGCGTACAATAGAATGGAAAGATAATGCACTTGAGCTCCGTGAATACTACAAAACAAATTTGTAAGTTAAATAGCATTATCTAATCGCTAAATTCAAAAGCAAGAGGATTCCCAGGTTTACTAAGAATTTGATTTTGCATAGTCGGCTGATTTTTATGAACCATTAGTTTTTACCCTCAAGCAGCAGGTGACATCCTTGCCTTAAATCCCACCTGATTATGAAGACAATTGAGAATTGGGGAGAGTAGAAATGTACGAACCGAAGACGAAAGAAACCGACAATAGTGTTATTGAATTTATTGAAAGTGTGGAAAATGAAAAGAAGAAAGCAGATGCCTATCAGTTATTAGAAATTTTTGAAGAGGTAACTGGTTTTGATGCAAAAATGTGGGGTCCTAGTATTATAGGCTTCGGCAGTTATCACTATAAGTATGCATCAGGCCATGAAGGGGATGCGCCTTTAGCGGCTTTTTCACCAAGAAAGGCGAAAATAAGTCTCTACTTAGCCTATGAAAGTGAAGAAAGAGAAAAGTTATTAGAAAACTTCGGTAAACACACAAAGGGTAAGGCTTGTATTTATGTTAATAAATTGAGTGATATCGATATTAATGTTTTAAAAGATTTAATTAAATATACAGTAGAAACATACCAGAATCTTTATCCGGAGGAATAGAGCCTTAGCAATGGTGCTGAATAGATACGGGTCACACTTTTGGATATTTTTATCAGCTATCAAGCTTAACTATTAGAAGTTTTTAAGTTTCAGGGAGATTTTACTTTGGGGCTCAGAAGAGGCAGCCGCGTTAATAAATAAACGGAAAAATTCCGGTTAATTCGTATTTTCTATTGAAAAATGCCAAAATAGGCGGAGAGATTCCGCCTATCGACTCGAAAACCGTTAAAATGGGAGGTTTTACTTTGGATAACCGGAAAACCTCCCCTTATATAACAACGATCTGGGGTCCAATCAACGTATAACCGGATAATCTCCGGTTATTTTACTTTCACTGTTGATTTCCATCCCACCAAAAAGCTGCACCTACTCGTGAAGTGCAGCTTTTAATAATTACCTAGTAAACAAACTACCGAGCAACCCCATACTGATAAAAAGAATGATAAATACTTTCCATGATAGGCTAAGTTTTTTTACACCGGCAGGTTTTTCTTTGTCACTACTGTTCCCATTAAGAGAAGCAAAATCTATCAGCTCTTTCGCTTCTTCCAGCCGGTCCTTATCTGCGTATATATCAATGCCATAACTCGTATCTCCCATGTAAACAGTTAAGTAACCGCCGGCTTCCCGGTATTTTCTCATTGATTGTATACCGTTAGATTCGAGAAACGAAGTCAGCATATTCGCTTCGATTTCACTGGAAGCGGTGACGAGAAACTCAGTTTCTACGTACTCCATATCCGGGTCAATTTCCTCCGCCGGTTCCTCCTCCGTAAGCATAACATCACAATCGGAACATGTTTCTCTTCTATTTATATATTCTGCACCACAGTTCGGACACCATCGCATAAAATCACCCTCTTTCTTTTCGAACGGTGCCTGTCACCACCCGAAACTACCCGAATTTTGTCGGATTATCTGGTTGCCACAATCGACTGTCTTTTATACAGCCAGGAACCAAGCATAAAGGTTACAGCTCCCCATAAAACCATAATGCCGATACCTGCCCAGAGTTCAGCGTTGAAAATACTTGTTTCATAGATCATTGTTTCCCTTAATCCTTCCACAAAGTAGGTGAGAGGGAGGACATTGGAAACTGGCTGCAGCCAGTCGGGCATCGTTTCAACCGGGAAGAATACACCGCTTAAAAACATCATAAGAAAGTTGACGATGTTCGCAATGCCCATAAATGCCTCGGTTGTTTTGCTGAGAGAGCTGAAGAAATAACCGATGGCGTTAAAGGAAAGAGCGCCTAACAGGAAAACAACGATCAGGCCGGCAAAATTAATGAACAGGTTCGCGCCAAATATAAAGACACCGATGAGTGATAATAAAATAATCTGGATGACGCTGAAGACAAGCCGCATCACCATATCGCTGAAACCGAACATGTTCATATCCGCCGGAGTCATTCGTAAACGTTTAATTAAGCCCTTTCTCCGCATGTCCACAAGATCGACCATCCCAAAAATTCCACCCTGGGCAATAGACAGAGCAATCATCCCGGTAAGGAGGAAATCTGTATAACTGAATTCCGTGTCTCCTGAGGTGATGGCTTCATATTCAATTTCATAAATTGGTTCAGCGCCTGCAGCAAATAAATTCGCCTGATGAACAAATTCATTGAGCATTCCAGAAAGAGCCTGGGTGACAATCCCTTGTTCATCTTCTTTATTGACTACAATTAGAAGGGAGGTATCATCGTCTGATTCCGGGAGAACAATCGCTGCGTTTACTTCCTGGTCTGCCACCATCTCTTCTGCTTCTTCCCGGGTGACAGGTGCGCCGGTTTCGATTTCCAGTACCGGGATTTGGCTGATTTGCTGAAGCAGCATCTCTGATGTTTCATTTGGGTGATCGTTGACAAGAGCCACGTTTGCGTTGAAATTATTATCAGAGTTGTCACTGAATATGGACATAAAGATAACCATTAGTATGACAGGGAAGAAGATGCCCCAGAACCAGGCCTGTTTTTCCCGGTATGTCATCCGAAGCTGAGTCAGGAACATTTGCTTAAATTGCCGGAAACCGTTCAAGCTAATCCCTCCATTCCTTGCCTGTAAAAGCGATAAATACATCCTCCAGGCTCATTTCGCGAATGGAGACCTGTTCCACCTGGAAATTCCGTTCTTTCGTATAACCAAACAAATGATACAGCGTATCTTCAGGGTGAGCAGTCCAGAGTGTTAACGAGGTGCCATCCCGTTCCGTGCGGATGACAGACTGAAGTTTATCTGAAAACACGGCCGCTGCTTCCGCTGCATCAGCCCCGTCTAGAAAAATTAAATGGACTTCCCGTTCTTCTGTGAGCCTGTCAATCAGGGCGGAAGGAGTATCAATCGATATAACCTTTCCTTGATCGACGATGCATACACGATCGCTCAGCTTTTCTGCTTCTTCCATATAATGGGTCGTTAAGATCGTGGTTTTTCCCAGTTCCTTCAGTTGCAAAACAATGTCCCAAATGTTGCGGCGGGCCTGAGGGTCCAGTCCTGTCGTTGGTTCGTCAAGGAAGATGATTTCCGGATCGCTGATCATTGCAAGTCCAATCGCAAGTCTCTGACGTTGTCCGCCAGACAGCTTTTTCACATGTTTTTTCCGGTGGTCTGCCAGGTTAATTAATTGTAAGATTTCTTCCGCGGAACGGGACCTGTCATAAAAACTGGCAAACAAATTCAGGTTCTCTTCAGGAGTTAACAAATCAAACATGGCACTGGACTGTGGCTGCACACCGATTTTCTTTTTTATCGTTGCCGCATTTTTCCTCCAGTCCATATCCCCAAAGGTGATTTCTCCTTCATCAGGGGGGACCAGCCCCTCTATCATTTCCAGGGTGGTCGTCTTCCCGGCGCCATTCGGGCCAATGATGGTGAAAATCTCGCCGGCCGTGACAGAAAAGCTGATATCTTCCACAGCACGCACAGATCCGAACGATTTCTTTAAATGTTTTACTTCCAGAACGCTCATATTAATTCCTCACCTTCCCAGTGGGCTTCACATTGATTAATACGTTGAGGAGGGGAAAAAGTTTCTTAATTCAATTAATTTTGAAAATATAACCGATGGGATGAGCGGGGGGTATTAAATCATTTGTAAGGTTTAGCTGGTAATCGAGGTGGGCAGAGATATCAGTTGAAGGGGCAGGTTAAGCAGCAGATTTAATAAATAGACGGATAAATTCCGGTTAATTCGTATTTTTTATTAAAAATTGCCAAAATAGGCGGAGAGATTCCGCCTATCAACTCGAAAAGATGGAAAATGGGAAATTTTATCCTGGATAACCGGAAAACCTACCCTTATATCACTCAAAAACAGCTTCAATCTGCATATTAACGGAAAATCTCCGTTTATTTTACTTTTGCTGATTACTCGGACAAGAATTTATATTTATCTAAAAATCAGGAAAGATCACCCCTTTTTGACCTGTTTCACAAGTAAGTAAAATCATTTAGAGTACTATAGGAGTGCCATTTACCGGCAGTAAGGAAATAAAAACTAGCCCGTGAAGCTATATGCTCCAGGGCTTAATTCCTTCTGTTATTTCTCCTTAATGGAAATCCATATCTCGCTTTTTTCATCTTTACTGGCCAGTATTTCTGGTCCTTCGGCTAATTCGTAGGAGGACGAAGGGAGCCACTCGGAATAGATGCGCTGCCAGTGATCCTCAACTTTTTCCCAGTCTCCGCCCACTTCGAAAATCACCCATTGTAAGGCAGGGATTTCTATAGTGGAATACTGTTCTGGCGGCTCTTTTGTTGTAGCTGCGCCGATATACTGGTCGAAGCTTGCCTTTCCTTCCGCATCTTCTGAGTAATTTACTGACACATGGATGATACCATGAGGCTCCCTGTTAGAGAGAGAGTCGAATTCTTTCATCTGGGAATCACTTATCGCTGTAATCATTTCTTCATATGATGGGGTCAGTATTTCATTTTCCATTTCTACTTGATATTTCACACCTGTTACTTGAAACGCTTCTTTTTCAGCAATACGATACTTCATGTCCATTCCTCCCTGAATCGTTAATTGGAAGGCCATTCTTGGATATGCTTTCAAGGTTTTTCCCGTATTTCTGGCAGCAGATGGGGTAATCCCATGGTAGTTTTGAAACGCCCGTGTAAAAGCATCAGGTGACTGATATTGGTATTTAAGGGCTATATCGATCACTTTTACATCCGGATTTTTCAGCTCCAATGCTGCCAATGTTAAACGCCTTCTGCGAATGTATTCTGATATAGTAATGCCTGACAAAAGAGAGAAAAGGCGTTTGAAATGATATTCCGAAGACATAGCGGTTTTAGCCACTTCTTGTAAATCGATGGGGTTACTCAAATTATCTTCAATAAAATTTAATGCGTTGTTCATTCCTTTCAGCATATCCATATAAATGCCTCCTTCACTTGTCATATCATATCAGGTGAAACAAAATCGAACCCGTCATTTTCTGCTTATTTCGGTCGGTTGGAGTATTGAGTTAAAAATTAAGCTTGGAACCAAACGTGTGTCCAATAAAAAATGTTACTCATCCTTCCCAGTTCATACTTAGTTCATAATAAAGGTTTATTATAGGAGTTGCCAGAAACGATTCCACATACTCGTTCTGGGCCATAACCTTCCTTATGTAGATGATAAAGCACAAAAGCCTCCGCTGTTAATGCAGGGAGGCTTTTGTGCGGAAATGAGAAGAGATATTTCAGAAAGATGTTTTTACTTCTTTTTTTGCCGGTATAAATCAACAGACTTATAACCTTGTGATAAGATATCGACCATTTGTTCCTGGCGTTTATCGCGGGTTTTCTGCTGCTTTGCGGAATAGATATAGCGTGCCCAGTCCCGTTGATAGCCAGGGGTGAGTTCCTGATAAAAGTGAAGCTCAGCCGGATGATTTGTTAACAGCTTTTCGATATCTTTCACTTGATCCTCGTAATCAGCCACACATTGACTTGCAGCGGAAGACTTCACAGCTTTTTTCTTTTCCCGTTTTAATCCTACTACTGTAAATACCTCGTCCATACTTACCATTCGTGAGAATTTAACATCACTGCCTGGTACGTATCCGTCATTATCGTCCACCTTCAGGGCTGGAAAAATCTCGTCTCGGTGGACGAATGTCTCAAACCGTTTATTGCCCTTTTTCGGATAGGCGAAAAATAAGTAGCCCTTTTCCTGTAAATGGTCTCCTTTTATCACGTTCTTCGTGTGTTCCACCATATCATCAATTGTTTTTATAAAGATAAAAACAGCATCATGGCTGCCGGATAACTCTGTTTTATAACCATTAAATAAATCATAGTCTTCAGGCTGGTCAATGACGGCCATGTTTTGATACTTAGTAAGATTCAACTTATTGATAATTGTCATAACGTCTCCTTTGTTGCGTTAGTTATTTTGGTGAGAAACTGGTTGTTCCCTTTCCAGATGGTTTTTCAGAGCATCCATGTCTTTAGCACAAGCATTTTTGAAAGTTTTAGACATCATTTTTCCGAATAATTTCGTTAAGCCTGTAAGACCATTTATCTCCCCATGTAAAGTAACGACAGTACCATCAACTGTTGGTTCGAGGAAATATGAAAACAGGAATTCCCCCTTGCCAGTTGTTCCTTTTGTTCCGTCACAACTAAGCATTATTTTTTCTGGTTCATTAAGTTCCACAACTTCAAAATGTTCGGTGGCTTCTTTTCCAAACATCTTCCTCGTTTCCTTCCACTGGCTGCCGGGACGAACGGGACCATCGTCCAGCCGTTTAATCTCAACTAACCCTTGCATCCAATTTCTTGCAGCATCAAGGTCAATCAAGCCAGCGTATGCTTGTTGAGGGGGTACATGAAAAGTTCTTTTCACTTCAAATTGAATACTCATTTAACAGCCTCCCGCAGAACCTTTTTTCTTAAAGTATAGCATACGGTGCCTGTCACCACCCGAAACCGCCCGATATTTGTCGAACGGAAAGGGTGCTGAATCGGGCATTTTGACAGGGGTAATGATTTTTTTCTGATTTATCAGAATTATAAGAATAAATAATTGTAAAAAGAACGCATGTTCTGTATACTGATGAAAAAGGAATATTCGTCTCTTGATTTGGTTATTAACTTTTCATCGGAGGTAGGTAATATGAAGTGTTCTTTATGCGGGAAACGGACGGGTGTATTATGGAGAAAGCTCAAAGGACAAGTGTTTTGCGATTACCGATGCCTGAAAGAATGGGATTATGCTGTTAAGATGCAGGGAAAAAAGGAGAAAGATAGAGGACCAGTTCTGTTAGTGACCGAACAAAAGAGCAGTACTCCCACTACAACGATAGAAAAGGTGACGAAACCATAGTTTCTGCTGTGAGAACATAATTCTTAATAACATGAAGTCATATACTTACACACAAAATGGGTGCAGGACATTAACATGGTTTTTGTCGTAAGCAGGGATATTATTTTTGGGATGAAGTTGGTACAGGGGAAAAATGTAGGGAATGATACAAGGGAGGGGAAAGATGGCTAAATGGTTTCCTGCCATGTATGACAGGTTAATGAGTCCTCTGGAAAAAAGGAAATTCCGACAGATACGAAGAAAACTAGTTGGAAAATCAAAAGGAAACGTCTTGGAAATTGGTTCAGGTACAGGGCTTAATTTCCCCTATTATAATGACGTTAATGGGGTCGTGGCCATTGAACCAGACCAGCAAATGAGAGAAATATCACTGGAGAGGGCGGAAGCTGCCCAAGTCCAAATAGCCGTGATATCAGCTGATGGACAAGCATTGCCGTTTGAAGATAACACCTTTGATTCTGTGGTTGCCACTTTAGTTTTTTGTACCATACCTGATCCTGAAAAAGCTTTACTTGAAATGAGAAGAGTATGTAAACCAGAAGGAGATATACTTTTTT
Protein-coding regions in this window:
- a CDS encoding DUF2007 domain-containing protein, which translates into the protein MRWCPNCGAEYINRRETCSDCDVMLTEEEPAEEIDPDMEYVETEFLVTASSEIEANMLTSFLESNGIQSMRKYREAGGYLTVYMGDTSYGIDIYADKDRLEEAKELIDFASLNGNSSDKEKPAGVKKLSLSWKVFIILFISMGLLGSLFTR
- a CDS encoding GyrI-like domain-containing protein yields the protein MDMLKGMNNALNFIEDNLSNPIDLQEVAKTAMSSEYHFKRLFSLLSGITISEYIRRRRLTLAALELKNPDVKVIDIALKYQYQSPDAFTRAFQNYHGITPSAARNTGKTLKAYPRMAFQLTIQGGMDMKYRIAEKEAFQVTGVKYQVEMENEILTPSYEEMITAISDSQMKEFDSLSNREPHGIIHVSVNYSEDAEGKASFDQYIGAATTKEPPEQYSTIEIPALQWVIFEVGGDWEKVEDHWQRIYSEWLPSSSYELAEGPEILASKDEKSEIWISIKEK
- a CDS encoding YdeI/OmpD-associated family protein, with translation MTIINKLNLTKYQNMAVIDQPEDYDLFNGYKTELSGSHDAVFIFIKTIDDMVEHTKNVIKGDHLQEKGYLFFAYPKKGNKRFETFVHRDEIFPALKVDDNDGYVPGSDVKFSRMVSMDEVFTVVGLKREKKKAVKSSAASQCVADYEDQVKDIEKLLTNHPAELHFYQELTPGYQRDWARYIYSAKQQKTRDKRQEQMVDILSQGYKSVDLYRQKKK
- a CDS encoding ABC transporter ATP-binding protein, with translation MSVLEVKHLKKSFGSVRAVEDISFSVTAGEIFTIIGPNGAGKTTTLEMIEGLVPPDEGEITFGDMDWRKNAATIKKKIGVQPQSSAMFDLLTPEENLNLFASFYDRSRSAEEILQLINLADHRKKHVKKLSGGQRQRLAIGLAMISDPEIIFLDEPTTGLDPQARRNIWDIVLQLKELGKTTILTTHYMEEAEKLSDRVCIVDQGKVISIDTPSALIDRLTEEREVHLIFLDGADAAEAAAVFSDKLQSVIRTERDGTSLTLWTAHPEDTLYHLFGYTKERNFQVEQVSIREMSLEDVFIAFTGKEWRD
- a CDS encoding DUF1801 domain-containing protein gives rise to the protein MYEPKTKETDNSVIEFIESVENEKKKADAYQLLEIFEEVTGFDAKMWGPSIIGFGSYHYKYASGHEGDAPLAAFSPRKAKISLYLAYESEEREKLLENFGKHTKGKACIYVNKLSDIDINVLKDLIKYTVETYQNLYPEE
- a CDS encoding SRPBCC family protein, with the protein product MSNYGRLYEKEGREVLVFERTYPFAPDKVFRFVTEPDYFTRWYPFATGDMDLRVGGKIKFDDGEGSVYEGVITEFKPPYSFSFREIDDMLEMQIQETEQGCSLTFRHTFDDRTMAMYTAAGWHRCLDVLGQLIHGRTIEWKDNALELREYYKTNL
- a CDS encoding ABC transporter permease, with product MNGFRQFKQMFLTQLRMTYREKQAWFWGIFFPVILMVIFMSIFSDNSDNNFNANVALVNDHPNETSEMLLQQISQIPVLEIETGAPVTREEAEEMVADQEVNAAIVLPESDDDTSLLIVVNKEDEQGIVTQALSGMLNEFVHQANLFAAGAEPIYEIEYEAITSGDTEFSYTDFLLTGMIALSIAQGGIFGMVDLVDMRRKGLIKRLRMTPADMNMFGFSDMVMRLVFSVIQIILLSLIGVFIFGANLFINFAGLIVVFLLGALSFNAIGYFFSSLSKTTEAFMGIANIVNFLMMFLSGVFFPVETMPDWLQPVSNVLPLTYFVEGLRETMIYETSIFNAELWAGIGIMVLWGAVTFMLGSWLYKRQSIVATR
- a CDS encoding SRPBCC family protein; translated protein: MSIQFEVKRTFHVPPQQAYAGLIDLDAARNWMQGLVEIKRLDDGPVRPGSQWKETRKMFGKEATEHFEVVELNEPEKIMLSCDGTKGTTGKGEFLFSYFLEPTVDGTVVTLHGEINGLTGLTKLFGKMMSKTFKNACAKDMDALKNHLEREQPVSHQNN
- a CDS encoding class I SAM-dependent methyltransferase, which encodes MAKWFPAMYDRLMSPLEKRKFRQIRRKLVGKSKGNVLEIGSGTGLNFPYYNDVNGVVAIEPDQQMREISLERAEAAQVQIAVISADGQALPFEDNTFDSVVATLVFCTIPDPEKALLEMRRVCKPEGDILFFEHVRAKNRLLQRLQDLATPLWKRICDGCHLNRDTLSEIKKTGLKVTRIEKHNRGIFLVIEAVN